The following is a genomic window from Anticarsia gemmatalis isolate Benzon Research Colony breed Stoneville strain chromosome 22, ilAntGemm2 primary, whole genome shotgun sequence.
CCTTCAGGTCCTACTATCTCAATTGCACGTTATGCGTTTGTCCAGCGTCTGGTAAGATGGCCGAGGCTCGTTGCGCTGCAGACTCATCTTGTGCCCTCAAAGGCTTCCACACATCTTTAGACACTATGCCAAGGACAATCTGCATACCAAAAGTCATGTACTTATTCAAATGCCTCCATTGCCTTTGCTCTGATAACGGGCAGTTTCTCAAAAGTAAATGCGTTGAGACGTGTACCAAAACCTCTGAACCTACTAAACGGTGCATACCGAAAAGTTTCTACAAAAGCGACTGCAATATCTGTCGCTGTCCCGATAATGGTGTACCAGATTCTAATCTGTGTTCGAAATCTACTTGTATTCAACCGTCGAAGCCTAATACGCTCTTTTACCTAAGGAATAAGACGAGTTCGTGTACTCCTAACAAGTTTACGAATCCCCGATGCATTTACTGTGAGTGCAATTCTCATGGGGTTGTTAACGAGACTGTTTGTATAGAGCAGGAGTGCTTGAAAGTACAAAACTTCACTTATGATACGGTTAATGCTATGTGCAGTCCGGGAGAGCTAGTGCCTATCTGCATGGAGTGCTTTTGTCCCAGGACTGGGTTGACTATAGAGAAGTATTGCAGCAGAGTTTGTTCGCCACAAAATAAAGTAGCCATTCTGGAAACTGTTTTGAATGAGCAATTGAATCTTATAGACCGCGATGTTATCAGAGTAACTACCGGTACAGACTCCTGTGAACCACATTCTCTCATTCTCGATGAAGGCAGGTATTGCCTCTGTTCTGCAAGTGGAGACACGAACAACAAGCATTGTACATCTGTCTTAAAAGACAACGCTCTCAAAAACCCTTCAAAAGTTTACGAAGGAAAAGTACAAAATAGAGTAGACTTCAACTTTTCATGTGAACCCAATACATACGTTAAATTCGGTTGTAACTCTTGCTATTGCGGGAAAAGTGGTAAAATTGACCCAAAGTGGTGTACGAGCGACGACTGTGCCGCAAAGAGACAGATAAGCGAAACACTTAAGAAAGTTTCTTCTAACGCAGTAAAGAAGATAGCTAAAGACACAAGTACATGTGTTCCCGGCTCAATTTCCAAAGCTAACTGCAATTTCTGCATATGTAGTTCTACAGGACTTTTGAAAGACCGAGTGTGTACAAGGAATGTTTGTACGAACAAAGGCAAGATATCTGAGGACGAGCTCAGCTGCGAACCTGCATCGTACTACACAGTAGACTGCAACATATGCTTCTGTCCTTCCGACGGGATTAGGAACATAGACAAGTGTACCAAAAACCAATGCGAGAATAATTTCTTGCGGACAGATATTTGCGCTCCCGGGGAACTGTTTAGTGACGATTGTAACATTTGTGTTTGCCCGCCAAATGGAGAGAAGAAAGACAAGATATGTACGAATAGGAACTGTACTGATGATGATACACCTTGGAAGAAGATCTTTAAGATATCTGAGAAACTGTTAGGAGGTCTAACTGACACGCCGCCGAAAAAGTTCGGAGCGTGTTATCCCGGCGAAATGTTTGATATTGGTTGTAGCCGGTGTACATGCCCTGATTCTGGGTTGAAAGAATTCGCTA
Proteins encoded in this region:
- the LOC142982852 gene encoding uncharacterized protein LOC142982852; the encoded protein is MLMAVTILTLLTRIPYGLAIVRACVPNTQFLLNGRLCYCNNLGQSNDATCQYIGRRQACQPGQVIWEECSQCICQENGRTICTNTDCNDESAKNHKSTRVGTSMWCTPFRSYYLNCTLCVCPASGKMAEARCAADSSCALKGFHTSLDTMPRTICIPKVMYLFKCLHCLCSDNGQFLKSKCVETCTKTSEPTKRCIPKSFYKSDCNICRCPDNGVPDSNLCSKSTCIQPSKPNTLFYLRNKTSSCTPNKFTNPRCIYCECNSHGVVNETVCIEQECLKVQNFTYDTVNAMCSPGELVPICMECFCPRTGLTIEKYCSRVCSPQNKVAILETVLNEQLNLIDRDVIRVTTGTDSCEPHSLILDEGRYCLCSASGDTNNKHCTSVLKDNALKNPSKVYEGKVQNRVDFNFSCEPNTYVKFGCNSCYCGKSGKIDPKWCTSDDCAAKRQISETLKKVSSNAVKKIAKDTSTCVPGSISKANCNFCICSSTGLLKDRVCTRNVCTNKGKISEDELSCEPASYYTVDCNICFCPSDGIRNIDKCTKNQCENNFLRTDICAPGELFSDDCNICVCPPNGEKKDKICTNRNCTDDDTPWKKIFKISEKLLGGLTDTPPKKFGACYPGEMFDIGCSRCTCPDSGLKEFAICDPQTCDDTTPLPSIREERHKNAQELKDMQYEDSLEQDARRSKMGSYSEENCQTFNLTDDVDNMECTPGSEYIVKCKICICPYMGHVNHFCRPMPKNRYCEQAFPGFNFLPGRRTSKVNSTAKANDTQLLEKYPIVLQTPHKHTKYECNKFGVMMDECFLCECVDLVLTEEHCYKSDAENCTDVAVPTFLKLENRLYP